AGCGGACTCAGCAGATACTCAATGACTCGTCGCCGCCCGGTCTTGATCTCCACGGTGACGGCCATGCCGGGTGAGAGATTCACCTGCCTGCCATCGACCTGGATCGTCGCGCGATCCAGGCTGACGCGTGCCGGATACACCAGGCCAACTTTCTCGACCTGTGCCGCATCATCGGACACACTGAGCACTTTGCCCGGAATCGTGCCGTAGAGGGTGAACGGGAAGGTTTCGACTTTGATCTCGACCGGCTGACCTTCTTTGACGAATCCGACGTCCTTGTTTTCGACCTGCGCTTCGACTTCGACCGGATGGTCCAGCGGGACGATCACCATCAACGGTTGCGCCGGCGTGACAACGCCGCCCAGTGTATGGACCGCGAGCTGTTGCACCACGCCGTCGATCGGGGAGACGAGGCGTTGCCAGTCCGTGCGCTGCTCCGCCTTGACCACTTCCTGGGCGAGCGACCGCGCTTTCGTTTCGGTCGCAGACAGTTCAGCCTGCTTGGTCTGTTGAAATTCGGAGACGAACGCCCGGTAGCTCTGCTCCGCCTCGGCAAAAGCCGCGCGATCCTGGACGAGCTTCTTTCGTTGCCACGCGAGCTCCTGGGCCTTGTCGATGCGCTGCTCCTCGACTTGCAGATAGTCCATCTTGGACACAAACTGGTGCTCGAGTAGTTGCTTATAGGCCGCGGCGCGCTCGGCTTCGATCGGGACGGTGGCTTCCAAGACACAAAAAGACTCCCGGAACCCTTTCTTCTTCCCGGAACCCTTTCTTCTTCCCAGTGGCAGTTGAAGTTGAGGGTGGGCCAGGCGGAGACCCCGGCCCGGTTCAGGCGCAGGAGGTGGAGGGTTGTCCCTTCAGAACGAGATCGTGCTTCGTCGCAGGCAGAGACTGGCATGGCGCTCCCCCAAGCCAGCAGGAGGAACGCCACCCGCGGCATGATGACATCGACGCTACTGCCAGTTGGCGGCCAGGATGGCCTGCACATCTTCCGGGCGCTGCGCGATGGCTTGCTCCCACGTGAGGCCCGTCTGCGCGCTGAAACCGGCCATGGCCTGAAGGAGTTGCTCCACTTGCGTGTTCAGCAACTGCTGGCCGTTGCCGGCCTG
This genomic stretch from Nitrospirota bacterium harbors:
- a CDS encoding HlyD family type I secretion periplasmic adaptor subunit, whose translation is MEATVPIEAERAAAYKQLLEHQFVSKMDYLQVEEQRIDKAQELAWQRKKLVQDRAAFAEAEQSYRAFVSEFQQTKQAELSATETKARSLAQEVVKAEQRTDWQRLVSPIDGVVQQLAVHTLGGVVTPAQPLMVIVPLDHPVEVEAQVENKDVGFVKEGQPVEIKVETFPFTLYGTIPGKVLSVSDDAAQVEKVGLVYPARVSLDRATIQVDGRQVNLSPGMAVTVEIKTGRRRVIEYLLSPL